In Candidatus Baltobacteraceae bacterium, a genomic segment contains:
- the mtnC gene encoding acireductone synthase gives MRFRARVALIDIEGTVGSIAFVRDVLFPYASARIDAYVREHESDPAVREILDQTARETGVERGDLPALLRALHDWSDRDVKVTPLKQLQGLIWVEGFESSGLRGHLYPDAIDALRRFHDAGASLYIYSSGSVAAQKLLFGHSVAGDLLALFSGFYDTTIGGKREARSYERIVNEIGVAPSEVIFFSDNVAELDAARAAGVQTVQLARPEDETVPTTAHPSTASFERVELTT, from the coding sequence ATGCGCTTCCGCGCTCGAGTCGCGCTGATCGATATCGAAGGAACGGTCGGCTCGATCGCGTTCGTGCGCGACGTACTCTTTCCGTATGCGTCGGCACGCATCGACGCGTACGTCCGCGAGCACGAATCCGATCCGGCGGTGCGCGAGATCCTCGACCAAACCGCGCGCGAGACCGGCGTGGAGCGCGGCGATCTTCCCGCGCTGCTGCGGGCACTCCACGATTGGTCGGACCGCGACGTCAAAGTTACGCCGCTCAAGCAGCTGCAAGGGTTGATCTGGGTGGAAGGCTTTGAATCGAGCGGATTGCGCGGCCACCTCTATCCCGACGCGATCGATGCCCTGCGCCGCTTCCACGATGCCGGCGCATCACTCTACATCTACTCCTCGGGATCCGTCGCGGCGCAGAAACTGCTCTTCGGGCACAGCGTCGCCGGCGACTTGCTTGCGCTCTTTTCCGGATTTTACGACACGACGATCGGCGGCAAGCGCGAAGCGCGGTCGTACGAACGCATCGTGAACGAGATCGGTGTTGCGCCGAGCGAGGTGATCTTCTTCTCCGACAACGTCGCCGAACTCGACGCCGCCCGCGCGGCCGGCGTACAAACCGTGCAGCTCGCCCGGCCCGAAGACGAAACGGTTCCCACGACCGCTCATCCGAGCACCGCTTCATTCGAACGCGTCGAGTTGACGACATGA
- a CDS encoding MaoC family dehydratase, with protein MSDAKRYYEDFEVGDVRETGRYRISEEEGLAFARAYDPQSFHLDAKAAESSFFKKLVISGWQTAAISMRLLVDARKGQESPIIGTGIDELRWTFPVAPGDELHVRSEVIEKAPWPGGKRRGIIRFRNETINQDDVVVMTYIANAVAPMRD; from the coding sequence ATGAGCGACGCCAAACGCTACTACGAAGATTTTGAGGTCGGCGACGTTCGCGAGACCGGGCGCTATCGCATCAGCGAGGAGGAGGGGCTCGCATTCGCGCGCGCCTACGATCCGCAGTCCTTTCATCTCGACGCCAAAGCGGCCGAATCGAGCTTTTTCAAGAAGCTCGTGATCAGCGGCTGGCAAACCGCGGCAATCTCGATGCGCCTGCTGGTCGACGCGCGCAAGGGCCAGGAGAGCCCGATTATCGGAACCGGTATCGACGAGCTGCGCTGGACCTTTCCGGTCGCTCCGGGCGACGAACTGCACGTCCGCAGCGAGGTGATCGAAAAAGCACCCTGGCCCGGCGGAAAACGCCGCGGCATCATCCGATTTCGGAATGAAACGATCAATCAAGACGACGTCGTGGTAATGACCTACATCGCAAACGCGGTCGCCCCGATGCGCGACTAG
- a CDS encoding SulP family inorganic anion transporter, with protein MQTRLTIERGLHALVAVALALAYALSFAALIFSGDLRAGLGYGVFSALAAVAVGGLVIAFFSEFPIAMAGPDNNPTAVLILVASALAVVAPAKRVPTMLTIIALATLVTGLVLIVLGSTRTSRVIRFIPEPMVGGFNAASGVLVLLGSLRVLTGHPLGLAAARGLFEEPVPAQFGFAVALAILLVLLSRRFGAVAIPMTFLAAIVAALAAIPILHLSLVQLRGAGWFFSMPATAAPFYGWSVHAPIDLHATLTSVPAMFVIAIVSAATLLFNETGLELLTGKDVDLDRELRVTGWANVAASLLGGMVAYVSFARTSMNHALGVRDRSIGVVVAVVAIAAMIVGPWRLIEFLPVFAPAALLMALGGGVAYRWLIQKRGARSTGDHLTLWAIVIVIVWLGFIPGIIVGLAIGCITFAVRYGRVDAVQHRWSGAVIRSSLQRSQRESEVLALHGDRIRIFRLRGFVFFGTADRLYRELLECARASDGAVWIVADFGGVTGIDSSAVAAFIKLARNVDADRVRFMVCSMGPQVALRWNASFESHVGPPDFADLDLALEFCEAQLLHIFGAHLEEAAGLESWLTTRYGSSLAKLIGDRVERIELSTGDVLCAQGESSDRMFFVHSGRLAVLIDDCRIRIRSLGTQTTLGEMGLYRNMPRDATVVAETATVVYALGREGLHGIETADPTAAMAFHAAIVRLLADRIDHQNEVIASMTA; from the coding sequence TTGCAAACTCGTCTGACGATCGAGCGCGGGCTTCATGCTCTGGTCGCTGTTGCTCTCGCGCTCGCGTACGCGCTGTCTTTCGCGGCGCTGATCTTCTCCGGTGACCTGCGCGCCGGGCTTGGATACGGTGTCTTTTCCGCGTTGGCTGCAGTCGCTGTCGGCGGCCTCGTCATTGCGTTCTTCAGCGAATTTCCGATTGCCATGGCGGGGCCGGATAACAATCCGACCGCGGTGTTGATCCTCGTCGCGTCGGCGCTCGCCGTCGTCGCTCCGGCGAAACGCGTGCCGACGATGCTCACGATCATCGCGCTTGCGACGCTGGTGACCGGGCTGGTCTTGATCGTGCTCGGCTCGACGCGAACCTCCCGGGTCATCCGCTTCATCCCCGAGCCGATGGTCGGCGGATTCAATGCGGCATCGGGCGTGCTGGTATTGCTCGGTTCCCTCCGCGTGCTCACCGGACATCCTTTAGGGCTTGCTGCCGCGCGAGGGCTATTTGAAGAGCCGGTGCCGGCGCAGTTTGGGTTTGCCGTCGCGCTCGCAATCCTGCTCGTGCTCCTGTCACGACGCTTCGGCGCGGTCGCAATCCCTATGACGTTTCTCGCCGCGATCGTTGCGGCGCTAGCCGCTATCCCGATACTGCACCTTTCGCTGGTGCAGTTGCGCGGTGCCGGGTGGTTCTTCAGCATGCCCGCGACGGCGGCGCCGTTTTACGGTTGGTCGGTGCATGCGCCGATCGACCTTCACGCCACGCTGACGAGCGTTCCGGCGATGTTCGTGATCGCGATCGTCTCGGCGGCAACGCTGTTATTCAATGAAACGGGACTCGAACTGCTCACCGGAAAAGATGTCGATCTCGATCGCGAGCTGCGTGTTACGGGATGGGCGAACGTGGCAGCATCGCTGCTCGGCGGGATGGTCGCGTACGTTTCATTTGCGCGCACGTCGATGAATCACGCGCTCGGTGTGCGCGATCGCTCGATCGGCGTGGTCGTAGCCGTGGTCGCGATCGCGGCCATGATCGTGGGCCCGTGGCGATTGATTGAGTTCCTGCCGGTTTTCGCACCGGCAGCGCTATTGATGGCGCTGGGCGGCGGTGTTGCGTACCGGTGGCTCATACAGAAGCGCGGCGCCCGATCGACCGGGGATCACCTGACGTTGTGGGCGATCGTGATCGTCATCGTCTGGCTCGGCTTCATTCCGGGCATCATCGTCGGGCTCGCCATCGGCTGCATCACCTTCGCGGTACGATATGGGCGCGTCGATGCCGTGCAGCACCGCTGGTCGGGAGCGGTTATCCGCTCGAGCCTGCAGCGATCGCAGCGCGAATCCGAAGTGCTCGCGCTGCACGGCGATCGCATCCGGATTTTTCGTCTGCGCGGCTTCGTGTTCTTCGGCACCGCCGATCGTCTCTATCGAGAGTTGCTCGAGTGCGCGCGTGCGTCCGACGGCGCCGTCTGGATCGTTGCCGATTTCGGCGGCGTAACCGGCATCGATTCGTCCGCAGTGGCGGCGTTCATCAAGCTCGCTCGCAATGTCGATGCGGATCGCGTGCGGTTCATGGTTTGCTCGATGGGGCCGCAAGTCGCTCTCCGTTGGAACGCGTCATTTGAAAGCCATGTCGGCCCGCCCGACTTCGCCGACCTCGATCTCGCACTAGAATTCTGCGAGGCGCAATTGCTGCACATCTTCGGTGCGCACCTGGAGGAGGCGGCCGGCTTGGAATCGTGGCTTACCACCCGGTACGGCTCGTCGCTCGCGAAACTGATCGGCGATCGGGTCGAGCGCATTGAATTGTCGACCGGTGACGTGCTCTGCGCGCAGGGCGAGAGCTCCGACCGCATGTTCTTCGTCCATTCAGGACGGCTTGCCGTGCTCATCGACGATTGCCGCATCCGCATACGCAGCCTCGGGACGCAAACGACGCTCGGAGAGATGGGCCTCTATCGGAACATGCCGCGCGACGCCACCGTCGTGGCCGAGACTGCCACGGTCGTCTATGCGCTCGGGCGCGAGGGTCTGCATGGAATCGAAACCGCCGATCCGACGGCGGCAATGGCTTTCCATGCGGCAATCGTGCGCCTGCTCGCCGACCGTATCGATCACCAAAACGAGGTGATCGCCTCGATGACGGCGTGA